Proteins co-encoded in one Prunus persica cultivar Lovell chromosome G6, Prunus_persica_NCBIv2, whole genome shotgun sequence genomic window:
- the LOC109949703 gene encoding uncharacterized protein LOC109949703, whose protein sequence is MPVIDLEIISHKLSISPAYKPVRQKRRSYDAERYEAMRTEVDKLQTIGFIREATYLVWLANSVMVRKATGGWRMCQDYTDLNKAYLKDSFPLPRIDQLVDATAGHELLSFMDAYSGYNQIFMHPSDSEHTAFITDRGLYCYNVMPFGLKNAGATYQRLVNRIFAKYIGSIMEVYVDDMLVKSRTAESHLHNLSIMFGILKDYRMRLNPMKCAFGVSSEKFLGFMISQRGIEANPEKIKAIIDMERPKTTKDIQSLTGRIAALTRFISKATDKCVPFFKALKGGKQNIIWTAECDKAFQDLKDYMGKAPLLSKPLPGEILSLYLSVSSTAVSSVLIRKPEKAELPIFYVSKALQSAELRYPPLEQLALALVVSARRLRPYFQAHGIKVLTNQPLRQVLLKPETSGRLIKWAIELGEFDIQFIPRPAEKGQAIADFISELTPSTAQPTPEPVIEAGLPEELDAERFDVSTPVWILHVDGSANQQGCGAGLVLTTPDGLKIEYALRFDFRTSNNKAEYEALLAGLRLAKSMNAKQIRIHSDSQLIVNQVTADFAARDASTHAYLSSTHQLLQSFRAYEIKQIPRTENSHANALARLASAINDKIGRKVPVEILAQPSTVASETCTVRYEDTWMSPIYSYLTNDTLPEDKAQARKLRYRSARYTVINNVLYKRGYTTPYLKCLTAEQRDYILREIHNGVCGDHSSSRSVVYKAFRQGYFWPTMHQDANSLVKRCDKCQHFGNIPHIPAEPLTPIVSPWPFAQWGIDLIGPMPQGKGQVKYAVVAVDYFTKWVEAEPLATITAAKMEDFIWTHICCRFGIPYAIITDNGRQFDSELFRQFCTRLKINLFFASPAHPQSNGQVKAINKIIKKLLKRQLDKAKGAWPEKLPEALWAIRTSYRTSTGETPFSLAFGSKAVVPVEIGEPSYRTETFAPKLNEEALSLSLNLLEEHRAHANLRNEAYKQRVSRYYDSRARHCSFRIGDWVMRKVSLATKDAMEGTLEPSWEGPYDSIGILRSGTYRLRDSNGKTLGHPWNVEHLKYYFK, encoded by the coding sequence ATGCCCGTCATAGACCTTGAGATCATCAGCCATAAACTCAGCATTTCCCCCGCTTATAAGCCTGTAAGACAGAAGCGCCGTTCGTATGATGCCGAACGATACGAAGCCATGCGCACAGAGGTTGACAAACTTCAAACTATCGGCTTCATCAGGGAGGCTACATATCTAGTATGGTTGGCAAATTCGGTAATGGTCCGAAAAGCTACAGGCGGGTGGCGAATGTGCCAAGACTATACCGATCTGAACAAGGCCTACCTGAAGGATAGCTTTCCGCTGCCAAGGATAGACCAGCTCGTGGACGCCACCGCCGGACACGaactgctcagcttcatggacgcctattCGGGATATAATCAGATATTCATGCACCCTTCCGACAGCGAACACACCGCCTTCATAACAGATAGGGGGTTATACTGTTACAATGTCATGCCGTTCGGCCTGAAGAACGCGGGGGCAACATATCAGAGGCTTGTCAACAGAATTTTCGCCAAATACATCGGGAGCATCATGGAGGTTTACGTCGACGACATGTTGGTAAAGAGCAGAACTGCCGAAAGCCACCTGCACAATTTATCAATCATGTTCGGCATACTAAAAGACTACCGGATGAGACTCAACCCAATGAAATGCGCCTTCGGTGTGTCCTCCGAAAAATTCCTCGGATTCATGATCAGTCAGAGGGGGATCGAAGCGAATCCCGAAAAGATAAAGGCAATAATCGACATGGAGAGACCGAAGACAACAAAAGACATTCAGAGCCTTACCGGACGCATAGCTGCTTTGACCCGCTTCATATCGAAGGCTACCGACAAATGCGTACCGTTCTTCAAAGCCTTGAAAGGGGGCAAACAGAATATCATATGGACTGCCGAATGTGACAAAGCGTTTCAAGACTTAAAGGACTACATGGGCAAAGCACCCCTTTTATCAAAACCACTACCAGGGGAGATTCTCTCCCTATACCTTTCGGTATCTAGCACTGCCGTCAGTTCGGTATTGATTCGAAAACCAGAGAAAGCAGAGCTACCGATTTTCTATGTCAGTAAGGCACTCCAAAGTGCCGAACTTCGGTATCCCCCATTAGAACAGCTTGCACTAGCCCTTGTGGTCTCGGCACGAAGACTTCGGCCATACTTTCAAGCGCACGGAATCAAAGTCCTGACTAACCAACCGCTCCGGCAAGTGCTCCTAAAACCAGAGACTTCTGGCCGATTGATCAAATGGGCAATCGAACTCGGAGAATTCGACATACAGTTTATTCCAAGGCCCGCGGAAAAGGGTCAGGCTATTGCCGATTTCATTTCCGAACTCACCCCATCAACAGCACAGCCAACACCCGAGCCGGTAATCGAGGCTGGATTGCCGGAGGAACTAGACGCCGAACGCTTTGACGTCTCAACTCCCGTATGGATTCTGCACGTCGACGGCTCGGCAAACCAACAAGGGTGCGGAGCAGGCTTGGTACTGACAACACCGGACGGACTCAAGATCGAGTACGCCCTCCGATTCGACTTCCGAACCTCCAACAATAAAGCGGAATATGAAGCTCTCTTGGCCGGCCTTCGGTTAGCCAAGAGCATGAATGCCAAACAAATCAGAATTCACAGCGACTCCCAGCTCATTGTGAACCAGGTAACGGCAGACTTCGCGGCCAGAGACGCCTCCACGCACGCCTACCTTTCGTCTACCCATCAGTTGCTCCAAAGCTTCCGAGCCTACGAGATCAAGCAGATCCCCAGAACTGAAAATAGCCATGCCAATGCATTGGCACGTCTGGCTTCGGCAATCAACGACAAAATCGGAAGAAAGGTGCCAGTAGAGATTCTTGCCCAACCGAGCACGGTAGCCTCCGAAACATGTACCGTACGGTACGAAGATACATGGATGTCTCCTATCTACTCGTACCTGACCAACGACACCCTTCCAGAAGACAAGGCCCAGGCCCGAAAGCTTAGGTACCGATCAGCAAGGTACACCGTCATCAACAACGTCCTTTACAAGCGTGGCTACACTACTCCATATCTCAAGTGCCTTACGGCAGAACAGAGAGATTACATCCTTCGGGAGATCCATAATGGTGTGTGCGGCGACCATTCTAGTTCCCGGTCAGTCGTCTACAAAGCATTTCGGCAGGGGTACTTTTGGCCGACCATGCATCAGGACGCTAATTCACTGGTAAAAAGGTGTGATAAATGCCAGCATTTCGGTAACATACCGCACATCCCTGCCGAACCCCTGACACCGATTGTGAGTCCTTGGCCTTTCGCACAATGGGGAATAGACCTGATCGGTCCAATGCCGCAAGGTAAAGGCCAGGTAAAATATGCAGTGGTTGCCGTcgactacttcaccaaatgggtagaAGCCGAACCTTTGGCAACCATAACAGCAGCAAAGATGGAGGATTTCATCTGGACTCACATTTGTTGCAGATTCGGTATCCCATATGCAATCATTACCGATAACGGCAGACAGTTCGATTCGGAACTCTTCAGGCAATTTTGCACCCGCCTAAAAATCAACTTGTTTTTCGCATCACCGGCCCATCCCCAGTCGAACGGTCAAGTCaaagcaataaacaaaatcatcaagaaactACTGAAACGGCAGCTGGACAAGGCCAAAGGAGCTTGGCCGGAGAAGCTTCCCGAAGCACTATGGGCCATTCGGACATCTTACCGAACGTCCACTGGAGAAACTCCTTTTTCCCTGGCTTTCGGTTCGAAGGCTGTGGTGCCTGTGGAAATTGGCGAACCTTCCTACCGAACGGAAACCTTCGCACCGAAGCTGAATGAAGAAGCACTTTCTCTAAGCCTCAATCTTCTTGAAGAGCACCGAGCACATGCCAACCTTAGGAATGAAGCCTACAAGCAACGTGTCTCTCGGTACTACGACTCTAGGGCCAGACACTGCTCATTCCGAATCGGAGACTGGGTCATGCGGAAGGTATCCCTAGCAACCAAGGACGCCATGGAAGGGACTCTCGAACCTTCCTGGGAAGGACCCTATGATAGCATCGGTATCCTTCGATCGGGAACCTACCGCCTAAGAGACTCCAACGGCAAGACCCTCGGTCATCCTTGGAACGTGGAACATCTCAAATACTATTTCAAGTAA
- the LOC109949704 gene encoding uncharacterized protein LOC109949704: MANNGYDSSSSDETGANIMFLKMFKNYQRKKAAKKKEKTSMVVHGDFRNRFRMRRELFNLIMKQIVLFDDYFKQKPNATGKLGFSPQVKMTAAMRMLAYGTTADLNDDYLKIAETTSFEACKRFCHAVNNLYRAEYLRKSTRADLQKLLQKVEEHGFHGMLGSLDYMHWEWTTWGIHGPPWSSNHNP; the protein is encoded by the exons ATGGCCAACAATGGATATGATAGCTCTTCTAGTGATGAAACAGGTGCCAACATAATGTTTTTGAAAATGTTCAAAAACTACCAAAGGAAAAAAGCAGCgaaaaagaaggagaagaccTCGATGGTTGTCCATGGGG ATTTTCGTAATAGATTTCGCATGAGGCGTGAGTTGTTTAATCtaataatgaaacaaattgTCCTTTTTGACGAttacttcaaacaaaaaccTAATGCCACTGGAAAGCTTGGTTTCTCACCACAAGTGAAGATGACAGCCGCCATGCGTATGCTTGCATATGGTACAACAGCTGACCTCAATGATGATTACTTGAAGATAGCAGAGACCACATCCTTTGAAGCTTGCAAGAGATTCTGTCATGCAGTCAACAACTTATACAGAGCTGAATATCTTCGTAAATCAACAAGGGCGGACCTACAAAAACTGCTCCAAAAAGTTGAGGAACATGGGTTTCATGGCATGCTAGGAAGCCTTGACTACATGCATTGGGAGTGGACAACATGGGGCATACACGGGCCACCATGGTCGTCCAACCATAATCCTTGA